Proteins co-encoded in one Juglans regia cultivar Chandler chromosome 16, Walnut 2.0, whole genome shotgun sequence genomic window:
- the LOC109013342 gene encoding uncharacterized mitochondrial protein AtMg00820-like, translating to MSARPYTEPTTSSPAAQTSSTAYPLSAFLSYSRFSPSHITFLTALATSVESSCYSAALCHSLWRETMSTELSALEANSTWTLELLPLSKKPIDCKWVFKIKLKADGFVERYKARLVAKGYTQVEGLNYHETFAPIAKMTTIQCLLVVAATQQ from the coding sequence ATGTCTGCTAGACCCTACACAGAGCCCACGACATCCTCACCTGCTGCACAGACCTCAAGTACTGCTTATCCCTtatctgcttttctttcttattctcgTTTTTCACCTTCTcacattacttttttaactgCTCTCGCTACTTCTGTTGAATCTTCATGCTATTCCGCTGCCCTTTGCCATTCCCTCTGGCGTGAAACTATGTCTACTGAACTTAGTGCCCTTGAGGCCAATTCCACCTGGACCCTTGAGCTACTACCTCTTAGTAAGAAACCCATTGACTGCAAATgggtatttaaaatcaaacttaagGCCGATGGTTTCGTTGAAAGATACAAAGCACGGCTGGTTGCCAAAGGCTATACTCAAGTTGAAGGTCTTAACTACCATGAGACATTTGCTCCTATTGCCAAAATGACTACAATTCAGTGTCTATTGGTTGTTGCTGCTACTCAACAATAG
- the LOC109013338 gene encoding bifunctional phosphatase IMPL2, chloroplastic-like: MVTQSCLVSQTLSFLSFFPKTPFPTPTRTSSFNRAPNLRFPISLSRPTAMASNSNLSNDVPDALQQLDFLDSELDHFAKVANKVADAAGEVNRKYFRNKFEILVKEDLSPVTIADQAAEESMVKIILENFPSHAIYGEENGWRCKEKFADYVWVLDPIDGTKSFITGKPLFGTLIALLYRGKPILGIIDQPILRERWIGRSGRKTTLNGQEVSTRTCAELSQAYLYTTSPHLFSGDAEAAFVRVRNKVKVPLYGCDCYAYALLASGFVDLVVESGLKPYDFLSLIPVIEGAGGVITDWKGNQLHWEASPDSRATSFNVVAAGDKQIHQQAVDSLQWQ, translated from the exons ATGGTCACTCAGTCCTGCCTCGTCTCCCAAACCCTTTCATTCCTCTCCTTCTTTCCCAAAACTCCCTTTCCCACTCCCACTCGCACCTCCTCATTCAACAGAGCCCCCAACCTTCGTttcccaatctctctctctcgcccaaCCGCAATGGCCTCCAACTCCAATCTCTCAAATGACGTCCCGGACGCCCTTCAACAACTAGACTTTCTAGATTCCGAACTCGATCACTTTGCTAAGGTCGCCAACAAGGTCGCCGACGCCGCCGGAGAAGTCAATCGGAAGTACTTCCGGAATAAATTCGAGATTCTTGTCAAGGAGGATCTGA GTCCTGTAACCATTGCAGATCAAGCAGCAGAGGAATCTATGGTTAAAATTATACTTGAGAATTTTCCTTCTCATGCAAT TTATGGAGAGGAGAATGGATGGAGGTGCAAAGAGAAGTTTGCGGACTATGTTTGGGTTTTAGATCCAATAGATGGAACAAAGAGTTtcatcactg GAAAACCCTTGTTCGGTACCCTAATTGCACTCCTATACAGGGGTAAACCA ATTCTTGGCATAATCGATCAGCCTATTCTGAGAGAAAGATGGATTGGGAGAAGTGGAAGGAAAACAACACTAAATGGACAAGAAGTGTCTACTCGGACTTGTGCAGAACTGTCACAAGCCTACTT GTACACTACAAGTCCACATCTCTTCAGTGGAGATGCCGAAGCAGCATTTGTTCGTGTTAGAAACAAG GTAAAAGTGCCATTATATGGCTGTGACTGCTATGCTTATGCTCTTTTGGCTTCTGGTTTTGTGGATCTAGTTGTTGAGTCTGGTTTAAAG CCGTATGATTTCCTTTCGTTGATACCTGTGATAGAAGGTGCGGGGGGTGTTATAACCGATTGGAAAGGAAACCAGCTTCACTGGGAGGCATCTCCAGATTCTCGTGCAACAA GTTTTAACGTAGTGGCAGCCGGGGACAAACAGATTCACCAACAAGCTGTAGATTCATTACAATGGCAGTGA